In the genome of Nitrospiraceae bacterium, the window ATGATACGGAAAGGGTTAGGAAGGTTGATTCACGACCTGTCGGATGGCATCGACCAGTTGGCTGGCGACACTGCTTTTGGTGACATACTTCGCGGCCCCGGCTTCCAGGAGCATTTTTTCAATTTGCTTATCCTCATGAACCGACAATCCGATGACTTTGACAGTAGGATGCTCGTTTGTAAGAATTTTGGTCGCTTCGATGCCATTGATTCGTGGCATGTTGACATCCATCACCACCACATCGGGAAGAACCAGTTTGGTCGCCTCCAAGGCTTCTTCCCCATTTTTGGCTTCTCC includes:
- a CDS encoding response regulator transcription factor, which codes for GEAKNGEEALEATKLVLPDVVVMDVNMPRINGIEATKILTNEHPTVKVIGLSVHEDKQIEKMLLEAGAAKYVTKSSVASQLVDAIRQVVNQPS